A single window of Methanomassiliicoccaceae archaeon DNA harbors:
- a CDS encoding substrate-binding domain-containing protein: protein MEGKTIALMTTFLIIGAGIGIGAGYFVWGSDGNNGSEMENIALSVDGVVPSAETVQDGTYTIYRDLILATNGAPTGLAQDFIEWILSAEGQAIVSEEGFVELTEGEYTAMSPAPSGTLNVAGSTTVQPMMVKFVEAYEAKYPGVEINVTGGGSGAGATAAINGTADIGMLSRDLKSSSPSESALTATTIAKDGVIIVVDKAAGVTDLTTNQIAKIFNGEYTNWNQVGGNDLNIAPIIREDGSGTRETFDTKMVESLGITVSEFGQNMMGYSATNSTGAMLALCKSIGGSIGYVNLGSLSEL, encoded by the coding sequence TTGGAAGGCAAAACAATAGCACTTATGACAACCTTTTTAATTATCGGAGCCGGGATCGGCATCGGTGCCGGTTACTTCGTATGGGGGTCGGACGGAAACAACGGCTCCGAAATGGAGAACATAGCACTCAGCGTAGACGGCGTGGTGCCGTCTGCCGAGACGGTCCAGGACGGTACATACACGATCTATAGGGACCTTATCCTTGCAACGAATGGAGCGCCCACCGGCCTGGCCCAGGATTTCATAGAGTGGATCCTAAGCGCGGAAGGGCAGGCTATAGTCTCTGAGGAAGGATTCGTCGAGCTCACCGAGGGAGAGTACACGGCCATGAGCCCCGCCCCGAGCGGAACACTCAATGTCGCCGGTTCGACCACTGTCCAGCCGATGATGGTCAAATTCGTCGAGGCATATGAAGCCAAGTACCCCGGTGTGGAGATCAACGTCACCGGCGGAGGGTCAGGAGCAGGTGCAACGGCAGCCATTAACGGAACCGCAGACATAGGGATGCTCTCGAGGGACCTTAAGTCCTCCTCCCCCTCCGAGTCCGCGTTGACAGCCACGACGATCGCCAAGGACGGAGTCATAATCGTCGTAGACAAGGCCGCCGGCGTGACCGACCTGACCACCAACCAGATCGCCAAGATCTTCAACGGCGAATACACAAACTGGAACCAAGTCGGAGGAAATGACCTCAATATCGCCCCCATAATAAGGGAGGACGGATCCGGAACCAGGGAGACGTTCGACACCAAGATGGTCGAGTCGCTCGGCATAACCGTCAGCGAATTCGGTCAGAACATGATGGGATACTCTGCCACTAACTCGACCGGCGCTATGCTTGCGCTCTGCAAGAGCATCGGCGGGTCCATCGGGTATGTCAACCTCGGCAGTCTGTCCGAGCTGTGA
- the pstA gene encoding phosphate ABC transporter permease PstA: protein MASSNMAFRFEEVEKTGTGFETPDGKGRSITTRRFNPDAIPKLVLAATAVSAVVIVFFIIIYIAGLSLPAFREVGIWEFVSGDLWYPSQGYYGALPLITGTVLVTAGSILFAVPLGVGAAIYLSEIASEKVRNILKPVCEVFAGIPSIVYGFFGMVVLCPFLLNLFPDQLMYSTSWIAGSILLGIMALPTVISVSEDAIRAVPVSYRRASLAMGATGWETTTKVVLPAASSGVIAAVILGIGRAMGETMAVIMVTGNSPIIPDPIFNIFSNIRTLTATIALEMPEVAYNSIHYSSLFAVAILLLISVIIVNLTANAIGRRTKRKLGIIKASEHSFDLKSMIIRRIDAETLRTIHRLKPLIKMVFKAAVLFMLASMMLSLFFANNLALIIGGLVAIGYVLISKGMKYVSSTDKQTAAHASLKLLMVFVLILLAIIIGDILIKGLPAISTDFIFGMPSDSGRAGGIWPAITGTLELLTFTALIALPMGIGAGIYLSQYARENKFTHTVRNAVDALNGTPSIVFGLFGMSALVMALGWGYSVIAGSVTLAFMILPVIIKTTEQAVSAVPKSLIEASMAMGSSKWQAIYKVVLPAALGGVITGIILSLGRAAGETAPIMFTAAVAFKSQVSFSLFEPVMALPYHLYFLAGEVTGSTTNQYGTAVVLLGIVLSMFLLASLIRYHYSKNTKW from the coding sequence ATGGCTTCCAGCAATATGGCGTTCAGGTTCGAAGAGGTCGAAAAGACCGGAACGGGTTTTGAAACCCCCGACGGTAAAGGCAGGAGCATAACGACCCGTCGCTTCAATCCGGACGCCATACCTAAACTTGTTTTGGCAGCCACGGCCGTCTCGGCCGTGGTCATAGTATTTTTTATAATAATCTACATCGCGGGCCTAAGCCTGCCGGCTTTTAGGGAAGTCGGCATATGGGAATTCGTTTCTGGAGATTTGTGGTATCCGAGCCAGGGATACTACGGGGCGCTTCCGCTGATCACAGGTACGGTATTGGTGACGGCCGGGTCCATATTGTTCGCGGTCCCCCTGGGCGTAGGAGCTGCGATCTACCTTTCGGAGATAGCTTCGGAGAAGGTCAGAAACATATTGAAACCTGTATGCGAAGTATTTGCGGGAATACCCAGCATTGTTTACGGATTTTTTGGAATGGTCGTCCTTTGCCCGTTCCTTTTAAATCTTTTCCCTGACCAGTTGATGTATTCTACATCCTGGATCGCAGGATCGATACTTTTGGGAATCATGGCACTCCCCACGGTCATATCTGTATCCGAAGATGCCATCCGCGCTGTGCCCGTCTCATATCGCCGCGCTTCCCTGGCGATGGGAGCCACCGGATGGGAGACCACCACCAAGGTCGTTCTTCCGGCCGCATCTTCCGGAGTTATCGCCGCGGTGATACTGGGTATCGGAAGGGCAATGGGCGAGACCATGGCAGTGATAATGGTCACAGGCAACTCACCTATCATCCCGGACCCCATTTTCAACATATTTTCCAACATCAGGACGCTGACGGCCACCATTGCATTGGAAATGCCCGAAGTGGCCTATAACAGCATTCACTATTCTTCGTTGTTCGCCGTCGCAATTCTGTTGCTTATTTCGGTAATAATCGTAAATCTCACTGCGAACGCGATCGGAAGAAGGACGAAGAGGAAACTCGGTATAATCAAAGCCTCGGAACATTCTTTCGACCTTAAGAGCATGATAATCCGCAGGATCGACGCCGAGACCCTTAGAACGATACACAGATTGAAGCCGCTCATAAAAATGGTATTCAAGGCCGCGGTATTGTTCATGTTGGCCTCGATGATGCTCTCCCTGTTCTTCGCGAACAATCTGGCACTGATAATCGGCGGCCTTGTCGCCATAGGATATGTCCTGATATCGAAAGGGATGAAATATGTCAGTTCCACCGACAAACAAACGGCGGCGCACGCGTCACTTAAGTTACTAATGGTCTTTGTGCTGATATTGCTGGCGATCATAATCGGGGATATCTTGATTAAGGGCCTTCCGGCGATCTCCACCGATTTCATCTTCGGAATGCCCAGCGATTCAGGGCGCGCCGGGGGCATCTGGCCCGCGATCACCGGTACCCTCGAGCTTCTGACATTCACCGCATTGATCGCACTGCCCATGGGCATCGGCGCGGGAATCTATCTGTCCCAGTATGCACGCGAAAACAAGTTCACACACACCGTCCGTAACGCGGTAGACGCCCTAAACGGGACCCCGTCCATAGTTTTCGGACTTTTCGGTATGTCCGCCCTTGTGATGGCTCTCGGATGGGGCTACTCCGTGATCGCCGGCTCGGTCACTTTGGCGTTCATGATATTGCCGGTTATAATCAAGACCACCGAGCAGGCCGTCTCAGCCGTGCCCAAGAGCCTCATAGAAGCATCCATGGCAATGGGTTCCAGCAAATGGCAGGCGATCTACAAGGTCGTCCTTCCTGCGGCCTTAGGAGGGGTCATCACGGGAATAATCCTGAGCCTGGGGCGCGCCGCGGGAGAGACCGCGCCGATCATGTTCACCGCTGCGGTGGCATTCAAATCCCAGGTGTCGTTTTCACTTTTCGAACCTGTCATGGCCCTGCCATACCACCTTTATTTCCTGGCAGGCGAGGTCACAGGTTCCACTACCAACCAGTACGGCACCGCGGTCGTGCTTTTGGGCATCGTCCTTTCGATGTTCCTGTTGGCATCGCTGATCAGATATCATTACTCTAAAAACACAAAATGGTGA
- the pstB gene encoding phosphate ABC transporter ATP-binding protein PstB produces the protein MVIILNEDTDLAMNVKNLSLWYGKNQAIFDVSMPIRRNKITALIGPSGCGKSTLIRVFNRMNDLVDGCRVEGLVEYNGQNIYAPEANVLDVRAQIGMIFQSPNPFPMTIRDNITYGPKIHGIRDERKLDKIVEESLKKAALWDEVKDRLSTYAMKLSGGQQQRLCIARALSINPDVLLMDEPTSALDPLATKKIEELAVQLAKEYTVVIVTHNMQQAMRIADYTAFMYMGELAEFGETAQIFNDPKNELTKNYVHGVFS, from the coding sequence ATGGTGATCATATTGAACGAAGATACAGATCTGGCTATGAATGTTAAGAACCTTAGCCTGTGGTACGGAAAAAACCAGGCGATATTCGACGTCTCGATGCCGATAAGGAGGAACAAGATCACAGCTCTCATCGGCCCCTCCGGATGCGGCAAGTCGACACTGATACGGGTTTTCAACAGAATGAACGACCTGGTCGACGGATGCAGGGTGGAGGGACTTGTGGAATACAACGGGCAGAACATCTACGCGCCCGAGGCCAACGTGCTGGATGTAAGGGCGCAGATCGGAATGATCTTCCAGAGCCCCAATCCCTTCCCGATGACCATAAGGGACAACATAACGTATGGACCCAAGATTCACGGCATAAGGGACGAGAGGAAGCTCGACAAGATCGTGGAGGAATCGCTTAAGAAAGCGGCTTTGTGGGACGAGGTCAAGGACCGGCTGAGCACATATGCCATGAAACTGTCCGGGGGCCAGCAGCAGAGGCTGTGCATCGCCCGCGCACTGTCGATCAATCCGGATGTTCTTCTCATGGACGAACCGACCTCCGCCCTGGACCCGTTGGCCACGAAGAAGATCGAGGAACTGGCCGTCCAGCTTGCAAAAGAATACACCGTGGTCATCGTGACCCACAATATGCAACAGGCGATGCGCATCGCCGACTACACCGCGTTCATGTACATGGGCGAACTCGCGGAGTTCGGCGAGACCGCGCAGATATTCAACGACCCCAAGAACGAGCTTACAAAGAACTACGTGCACGGCGTCTTCAGCTGA
- a CDS encoding zinc ribbon domain-containing protein, which translates to MGENVQEFCTHCGAKLETGSAFCPECGNPVEGSDYLYRSGPESAGYVVGVQDADKAKAEKKLTWIYFLMAGYVILGVIMAIVCVSFGALVEYIESDPDYIAMMAEYGLTSADMSALVDSMFILGIMFAVSVALVAISLVLSVTKRRHTIAVILCLAGSVVLLFGGIDGILFLAVGLLVSHFLYRTKPAFKD; encoded by the coding sequence ATGGGAGAAAATGTACAAGAGTTCTGCACCCATTGCGGGGCCAAGCTTGAAACGGGCTCGGCGTTCTGCCCCGAGTGCGGAAATCCTGTGGAGGGATCCGACTATCTGTACAGGTCCGGACCGGAAAGTGCAGGGTATGTCGTCGGCGTTCAGGATGCCGATAAGGCAAAAGCAGAAAAGAAACTGACCTGGATCTATTTCCTGATGGCAGGCTACGTGATTTTAGGTGTGATAATGGCTATCGTGTGCGTAAGCTTCGGGGCCCTTGTCGAATACATCGAATCAGACCCAGATTACATAGCCATGATGGCCGAATACGGGCTAACCTCCGCGGACATGTCCGCGCTCGTGGACTCCATGTTCATCCTCGGCATCATGTTCGCTGTTTCCGTGGCACTCGTGGCGATAAGTTTGGTCCTGAGCGTAACAAAGAGAAGGCACACTATCGCGGTCATACTCTGTCTCGCAGGCTCAGTGGTCTTGCTGTTCGGAGGGATCGATGGCATTCTGTTCCTTGCGGTAGGACTTCTGGTGTCGCATTTCTTATACAGAACGAAACCCGCGTTTAAAGACTGA
- a CDS encoding 30S ribosomal protein S19e: MVTVYDVPAEKLILKAAEKLKRNDNISPPEWAEYAKTGRHTEKAPMQEDWWYTRSASILRKLYVKGPMGSSKLAAEYGGFADKGSMPNRAVKGSRNIARKCMMQLEAAGLLVSKDKQGRAISPAGQSLLDNAAKEVYDEMNA; the protein is encoded by the coding sequence ATGGTAACTGTCTATGATGTTCCCGCCGAGAAACTCATACTTAAAGCGGCTGAAAAGCTCAAGAGGAATGACAATATCTCCCCTCCTGAGTGGGCCGAGTATGCGAAGACGGGCAGGCACACGGAAAAAGCTCCGATGCAGGAGGACTGGTGGTACACCAGGTCCGCCTCTATCCTTAGGAAGCTTTATGTTAAAGGACCGATGGGATCTTCCAAACTCGCAGCCGAGTACGGAGGATTTGCTGACAAGGGATCGATGCCCAACAGGGCAGTCAAGGGAAGCCGCAACATCGCCAGAAAGTGCATGATGCAGCTCGAGGCGGCAGGACTGCTGGTCTCTAAAGACAAGCAGGGAAGGGCAATCTCTCCTGCAGGACAGTCGCTCCTCGACAACGCAGCCAAAGAGGTCTACGACGAAATGAATGCATGA
- a CDS encoding DNA-binding protein, translating to MDDPELEALRRKRMTEMQQQQSFSQQQYAQQQQADEQRQQYEAQKQAILRQILTPEARDRLANVKLADPQHADMVENQLIQLAQSGRLQQVISEDMLKELLKQIAPKKRDIKIERR from the coding sequence ATGGATGACCCTGAATTAGAAGCTTTGAGAAGAAAGAGGATGACTGAAATGCAACAGCAGCAGTCGTTTTCCCAGCAGCAGTACGCCCAGCAACAGCAGGCAGATGAACAGAGACAGCAGTACGAAGCTCAAAAACAGGCTATTCTAAGACAGATTCTCACTCCTGAGGCCAGGGACAGGCTCGCCAACGTCAAATTGGCCGACCCCCAGCACGCCGACATGGTGGAGAATCAGCTTATCCAGCTTGCACAGTCGGGAAGACTGCAGCAGGTCATCAGCGAAGATATGCTCAAAGAACTTCTCAAGCAGATCGCCCCTAAAAAAAGGGATATCAAAATCGAGAGGAGATAA
- a CDS encoding 50S ribosomal protein L39e codes for MSSTKPPAMKARLNKKIKQNRRVPAWVMIRTSRQFLRHPKRRSWRIGKLKE; via the coding sequence ATGTCAAGCACTAAACCGCCTGCGATGAAGGCAAGGCTGAACAAGAAGATCAAACAGAACCGCCGCGTTCCGGCCTGGGTTATGATAAGGACTAGCAGACAGTTCCTCCGCCACCCCAAGAGGAGATCGTGGCGCATTGGAAAGCTCAAGGAGTGA
- a CDS encoding 50S ribosomal protein L31e has translation MADEIQRIIIIPLRATKQAPRTKRAKRAVKEVREHVMRHMKVDEEHVWLDTALNEKIWENGIQNPPSKVAVKATKFDDGLVEVTLAE, from the coding sequence ATGGCAGATGAAATTCAAAGGATCATCATTATCCCGCTCAGAGCGACGAAGCAGGCACCCCGCACAAAGAGGGCCAAGCGCGCCGTTAAAGAGGTCAGGGAGCACGTGATGAGGCACATGAAGGTCGACGAGGAACACGTATGGCTGGACACCGCTCTCAACGAGAAGATCTGGGAGAACGGGATTCAGAACCCGCCCTCGAAGGTCGCCGTGAAGGCCACCAAATTTGATGACGGGCTCGTTGAAGTAACGCTCGCAGAGTGA
- a CDS encoding translation initiation factor IF-6 — protein MIRLSRYGGNCNIGVFAAAGEDLALVAGDAEPGFVRDLEIILGVKTILTSVAGSFVVGSLTAMNSNGIAVSGMAEHDELEKIRSFAGNIATVPGRFNAAGNNILVNDRGAIVNPIYTDAAIKEFSDVFGVECVRSSIAGCDTVGSVCVVTNKGCVCHNDTTDEEIRLIAEVLKVECKRTTVNHGVDFLASGIIANSKGALVGDLTMPIEMGRIEEGLDLYD, from the coding sequence ATGATAAGACTCTCCCGTTACGGCGGAAACTGCAATATCGGCGTGTTCGCCGCGGCGGGGGAGGACCTTGCATTAGTAGCCGGGGACGCCGAACCGGGTTTCGTGAGGGACCTGGAGATAATCCTCGGTGTCAAAACCATCCTTACGTCGGTCGCCGGATCGTTCGTCGTCGGATCGCTTACGGCGATGAACTCCAACGGCATCGCGGTCTCGGGAATGGCCGAGCATGACGAACTTGAAAAGATCAGGTCGTTCGCCGGTAACATAGCTACAGTCCCCGGAAGATTCAACGCGGCGGGGAACAACATCCTTGTAAACGACCGCGGTGCGATCGTGAATCCGATATACACGGATGCCGCCATTAAGGAATTCTCGGATGTTTTCGGTGTCGAATGCGTCCGTTCCTCGATAGCGGGGTGCGATACCGTCGGTTCCGTTTGCGTAGTGACCAACAAGGGATGCGTCTGTCATAACGATACGACGGACGAGGAAATACGGCTGATAGCCGAGGTCCTGAAGGTCGAATGCAAGAGGACGACGGTCAACCACGGCGTCGATTTCCTCGCATCCGGTATAATCGCCAATTCGAAAGGCGCACTCGTCGGCGACCTTACGATGCCCATCGAGATGGGAAGGATAGAAGAAGGGCTGGACCTGTACGACTGA
- a CDS encoding MBL fold metallo-hydrolase, with amino-acid sequence MLIRWHGHSCFEFGCELGTIVIDPHDGKSIGIKAPSPRNASVVLMTHDHYDHNVSRVISGEHRDYMGKIGKFKVGPFEIEGLQSYHDGERGTKRGLNTIYRFEMDGVSICHCGDLGAMPDEKTMNRVRGADILFVPVGANYTMELPEVKEFIAKADPRVIVPMHYRVFGLCIALLPLDDFLKMVPSENIDYVGNEIDLSHDELPEHSECWVFDR; translated from the coding sequence ATGCTCATCAGATGGCACGGTCACTCATGTTTCGAGTTCGGATGCGAGCTCGGCACCATTGTAATCGACCCTCATGACGGTAAATCGATAGGTATCAAGGCACCTTCTCCGAGAAACGCGTCCGTGGTTCTGATGACCCACGACCATTACGATCATAACGTATCCCGGGTCATAAGCGGGGAACACAGGGACTATATGGGAAAGATCGGGAAGTTCAAGGTCGGACCGTTCGAGATCGAGGGCCTGCAATCATACCATGACGGCGAGCGCGGAACGAAACGAGGACTGAATACGATCTATCGTTTCGAGATGGATGGGGTATCTATATGCCATTGCGGGGACCTCGGCGCCATGCCCGATGAAAAAACGATGAACCGGGTCCGCGGAGCAGACATACTGTTCGTACCCGTAGGAGCCAATTACACCATGGAACTCCCGGAAGTGAAGGAATTTATAGCAAAGGCCGACCCAAGAGTGATAGTTCCGATGCACTATCGCGTGTTCGGCCTCTGTATAGCTTTGCTTCCGTTAGATGACTTTTTGAAGATGGTCCCTTCCGAAAATATCGACTATGTCGGCAACGAGATCGATCTGTCTCATGACGAGCTGCCGGAGCACAGCGAGTGCTGGGTGTTCGACCGTTGA